Proteins encoded within one genomic window of Kaistia algarum:
- a CDS encoding isochorismatase family protein — translation MKEKPWEAFLTDGDRAVLARGRFGLRMGFGARPAVIVIDCQRYMVGERGVIDDHYPSSCGAIGWAAVDRAAAILDAARAASVPVFLTRFALDPDGGDIGVYRRKRAFLQRPDWCLEGTEGAELLPEVGPEPGDIVFTKKKPSGFHGTPLLGYLIDRGVDTLIVLGGATSNCVRATVFDSASYNFRTIVPEDAVFDRLAVSHAISLFDMDRQFADVMTSDEVIAHLRSRPIGAAK, via the coding sequence ATGAAAGAGAAACCCTGGGAAGCCTTTCTCACCGATGGCGACCGGGCCGTCCTGGCGCGCGGTCGCTTCGGCTTGCGCATGGGCTTTGGCGCGAGGCCGGCGGTGATCGTGATCGACTGCCAGCGCTACATGGTCGGCGAGCGCGGGGTCATCGACGACCATTATCCGTCGTCGTGCGGAGCGATCGGCTGGGCGGCGGTCGATCGGGCCGCAGCTATCCTCGACGCGGCGCGAGCGGCTTCGGTGCCGGTGTTCCTGACCCGCTTCGCGCTCGACCCGGACGGTGGCGATATCGGCGTCTATCGGCGCAAGCGCGCATTCCTGCAGCGGCCGGACTGGTGCCTTGAAGGAACCGAAGGCGCGGAGCTGTTGCCCGAAGTCGGCCCGGAGCCGGGCGACATAGTCTTCACCAAGAAGAAGCCGAGCGGATTCCACGGCACTCCCCTGCTCGGATACCTGATCGACCGCGGCGTCGACACGCTGATCGTTCTAGGCGGAGCGACCAGCAACTGCGTCAGAGCGACGGTGTTCGACTCGGCGTCCTACAATTTCCGCACCATCGTGCCCGAAGACGCGGTTTTCGACCGCCTGGCCGTCTCGCACGCGATCAGCCTCTTCGACATGGATCGGCAATTCGCCGACGTCATGACGTCGGACGAGGTCATCGCGCATCTGCGCAGCCGTCCGATTGGCGCGGCGAAATGA